In Sphingobium sp. Cam5-1, the following proteins share a genomic window:
- a CDS encoding glucose 1-dehydrogenase, with translation MTGRLQDKVAIVTGGARGMGEATIRLFAREGAKVVIADVLEAEGQALAADIGDAAMFQRLDVSDEASWTALVDAVIARHGRIDALVNNAAVVAFGPITELSVADIDRVLGINVKGTMLGLKHVGAKMCAAKRGSIVNISSVDGLRGVNSVSLYSSSKWAVRGFTKSAALEFGHQGVRVNSVHPGGVNTMMGNPQALEGDAKNYGYERVPLQRIGEPEEIAAASLFLCSDEASYICGAELAVDGGWAAGYYHHYLPAAPASISSI, from the coding sequence ATGACTGGCAGGTTGCAAGACAAGGTCGCCATCGTCACCGGCGGCGCGCGTGGCATGGGCGAAGCGACGATCCGCCTGTTCGCGCGCGAGGGCGCGAAGGTGGTCATCGCCGACGTGCTGGAAGCCGAAGGCCAGGCATTGGCCGCCGATATTGGCGATGCGGCGATGTTCCAACGTCTGGACGTGTCGGACGAAGCCAGCTGGACCGCGCTGGTCGATGCGGTCATCGCCCGCCATGGCCGGATCGATGCGCTGGTCAACAATGCGGCGGTCGTGGCTTTCGGCCCGATCACCGAGCTTAGCGTCGCGGACATTGACCGCGTTCTGGGCATCAACGTCAAGGGCACGATGCTGGGGCTGAAGCATGTCGGCGCGAAGATGTGTGCGGCCAAGCGCGGGTCCATCGTCAACATATCGTCGGTGGACGGCCTTCGCGGCGTCAATTCGGTTTCGCTCTACAGCAGTTCCAAATGGGCGGTGCGCGGCTTCACCAAGAGCGCGGCGCTGGAATTTGGCCATCAGGGCGTGCGCGTGAATTCGGTGCATCCGGGCGGCGTCAACACGATGATGGGCAATCCGCAGGCGCTGGAAGGCGATGCCAAGAATTACGGCTATGAGCGCGTGCCGTTGCAGCGGATCGGCGAGCCTGAGGAGATCGCCGCCGCCAGCCTGTTCCTGTGTTCCGACGAGGCAAGCTATATCTGCGGCGCTGAATTGGCGGTCGATGGCGGCTGGGCGGCTGGTTACTATCATCATTATCTGCCCGCTGCGCCCGCATCGATAAGTTCGATCTGA
- a CDS encoding SDR family NAD(P)-dependent oxidoreductase, with the protein MSELRFDDKVAIVTGAGGGLGKAYAALLAARGAKVLVNDLGGNFQGEGKDEGYAEAAAREIRDAGGIAEANGDSVATSAGAEAIVQDALTRWGRVDILVNNAGIVSASGTLSTVTDEQWDKDMAVSASGTFYLCRAVWDGMLGRNFGRIVNISSGSWFGMGSAVPYPAAKGAVWAMTRALASATQAQGKDVKINAIMPIAGSRMTQLMGPEIHGLMERDFPARAVAPVVAMLAHDSAPCNGEMFTAGGGGYTRVFAGVTRGYRATDKDWTPETALAQFDTVMDTSGFHIPAGSMDEAALYTSDVPWAAFKAFIQ; encoded by the coding sequence ATGTCTGAGCTGCGTTTCGACGATAAGGTAGCGATCGTTACGGGTGCGGGCGGCGGATTGGGCAAGGCCTATGCCGCCCTGCTCGCCGCGCGCGGGGCCAAGGTGCTGGTCAACGACCTTGGCGGCAATTTTCAGGGCGAGGGCAAGGATGAGGGCTATGCCGAAGCCGCTGCCCGCGAGATCCGCGATGCTGGCGGCATTGCAGAGGCCAATGGCGACAGCGTGGCGACATCGGCTGGCGCGGAGGCAATCGTGCAGGACGCGCTGACGCGATGGGGCCGCGTCGACATATTGGTCAACAATGCGGGCATCGTCAGTGCGTCGGGGACATTGTCGACGGTGACCGATGAGCAGTGGGACAAGGACATGGCTGTTTCGGCCAGCGGCACCTTTTACCTGTGCCGCGCGGTATGGGACGGCATGCTGGGACGCAACTTCGGGCGGATCGTCAATATCTCGTCCGGGTCATGGTTCGGCATGGGCAGCGCGGTGCCCTATCCCGCCGCCAAGGGAGCTGTCTGGGCGATGACGCGCGCATTGGCCTCTGCAACGCAGGCGCAGGGCAAGGACGTCAAGATCAATGCCATCATGCCGATCGCGGGCAGCCGCATGACGCAGCTGATGGGACCGGAAATTCACGGCCTGATGGAGCGAGACTTCCCCGCGCGCGCGGTTGCGCCGGTCGTGGCGATGCTGGCCCATGACAGCGCACCATGCAATGGCGAGATGTTCACCGCTGGCGGGGGCGGCTATACACGGGTGTTCGCGGGCGTCACGCGCGGCTATCGCGCGACCGACAAGGACTGGACCCCCGAAACGGCGCTTGCACAATTCGATACAGTGATGGACACGAGCGGTTTCCATATTCCGGCTGGGTCGATGGACGAAGCCGCCCTCTACACCTCGGACGTGCCCTGGGCCGCGTTCAAGGCCTTTATTCAGTAA
- a CDS encoding GMC family oxidoreductase, whose protein sequence is MADSYDFIIAGGGSAGCALAGRLSENPRNRVLLLEAGGKDNSVFIHAPGGLLPIMYRGMFQWMHVSVPQANAGGRQMYTPRGKVLGGSSSINGMVYDRGAAADYDGWRQLGNEGWSYDDVLPYFKKLEDFQPGGEEGYHGRGGPVLVSRPGIHNPLAKAFRDASIAAGVPYNDDPSGSQREGVVPADVTASAGRRWSAARAYLTPALKRPNLRVITGANVERVIMEDGRATGVSWRRAGQLEQANATREVILSAGAIHSPWILMLSGIGDAEHLRQVGAPVVHHLPGVGQNYRDHVAVSVKQYCTQPVSLFNVFHPLVAAKAVANFLLFRKGPLASPPAEIGAYLKTMPGAEYPDVKVHFAMALYEAMGRKLIMDHGYFAHIDLLNPESVGEIKLTGSDASAPLAIDPNILSTPKDMAMGRAAIRAVRNIFAQAPFDPFRGEELAPGASIQSDDELDAYLRETAISDIHAVGTCRMGHDPMAVVDPQLRVRGIAGLRVVDASVMPRVPGGNTNVPTMMVAEKAADMILNA, encoded by the coding sequence ATGGCCGATAGTTACGACTTCATCATCGCGGGCGGCGGATCGGCGGGATGCGCGCTGGCCGGGCGCCTGTCGGAAAATCCACGCAATCGCGTGCTGCTGCTGGAAGCGGGCGGCAAGGATAACAGCGTCTTCATCCATGCGCCGGGCGGGCTGCTGCCGATCATGTATCGCGGCATGTTCCAGTGGATGCATGTCAGCGTGCCGCAGGCCAATGCGGGCGGAAGGCAGATGTACACGCCGCGCGGCAAGGTGCTGGGCGGGTCCTCCTCCATCAACGGCATGGTCTATGACCGGGGCGCGGCGGCGGACTATGACGGCTGGCGGCAGTTGGGGAACGAAGGGTGGAGCTATGACGATGTGCTCCCCTATTTCAAGAAGCTGGAGGATTTCCAGCCCGGCGGCGAGGAAGGCTATCATGGCCGGGGCGGGCCGGTGCTGGTCTCTCGGCCGGGCATCCACAATCCACTGGCCAAAGCGTTCCGCGATGCATCGATCGCGGCGGGCGTGCCCTATAATGACGACCCCAGCGGATCGCAGCGCGAGGGCGTGGTGCCCGCCGATGTCACCGCGTCAGCCGGGCGGCGATGGAGCGCGGCGCGCGCTTATCTGACGCCTGCGCTCAAACGGCCGAATTTGCGTGTCATCACCGGCGCTAATGTGGAGCGCGTGATCATGGAGGACGGGCGTGCGACCGGCGTCAGCTGGCGGCGCGCGGGACAGCTTGAACAGGCGAACGCGACGCGCGAGGTCATCCTGTCGGCGGGCGCCATCCATTCGCCCTGGATATTGATGCTGTCCGGCATTGGTGACGCGGAGCATCTGCGTCAGGTTGGCGCGCCGGTGGTGCATCACTTGCCCGGCGTCGGTCAGAATTACCGGGATCATGTCGCGGTCAGCGTGAAGCAATATTGCACGCAGCCGGTGTCGCTCTTCAACGTCTTCCACCCGCTGGTCGCGGCGAAGGCGGTCGCGAACTTCCTGCTGTTCCGCAAGGGGCCGCTGGCCAGTCCTCCGGCGGAGATTGGCGCGTATCTGAAGACCATGCCGGGCGCGGAATATCCCGACGTGAAGGTGCATTTCGCGATGGCCCTTTACGAAGCGATGGGGCGCAAGCTGATCATGGATCATGGCTATTTCGCACATATCGACCTGCTGAACCCGGAAAGCGTGGGCGAGATAAAGCTGACGGGATCGGATGCGTCCGCGCCGCTGGCGATCGATCCCAACATCCTTTCGACGCCCAAGGACATGGCGATGGGCCGCGCCGCCATCCGCGCGGTGCGCAACATTTTCGCGCAGGCGCCCTTCGATCCCTTCCGGGGCGAGGAGCTGGCGCCCGGCGCAAGCATCCAGTCGGATGATGAACTGGACGCCTATCTGCGCGAGACCGCCATTTCCGACATTCATGCCGTGGGCACCTGCCGCATGGGGCATGATCCGATGGCGGTGGTCGATCCGCAGCTGCGGGTGCGCGGCATTGCCGGTCTGCGCGTCGTCGATGCGTCCGTCATGCCCCGCGTGCCCGGCGGCAACACCAATGTCCCGACCATGATGGTGGCCGAAAAGGCTGCCGACATGATTCTGAACGCCTGA
- a CDS encoding SRPBCC domain-containing protein — translation MSTETLTADRFDPFKVYDPETLVASDPIEIDAPAMVVWKILTDMPRYGEWNPFCVWAESTLEMGAPVYMRLVNYANPGSLAPNCEYVCAFEPGRLLSWELKDSEAWPYPARRDQIIEELGAEKCRYQSTDAFTGPNGIHVMRFCGPWVTRAFNDSAKALKARAEAMHRGEIS, via the coding sequence ATGTCCACCGAAACCCTGACCGCTGATCGCTTCGATCCCTTCAAAGTCTATGATCCCGAGACGCTGGTCGCGTCCGACCCCATCGAAATCGACGCGCCCGCGATGGTCGTGTGGAAGATACTGACCGACATGCCGCGTTATGGCGAATGGAATCCCTTCTGCGTCTGGGCGGAATCCACGCTGGAGATGGGCGCGCCCGTCTATATGCGGCTGGTCAATTACGCCAATCCCGGTTCGCTCGCGCCCAATTGCGAATATGTCTGCGCGTTCGAACCGGGCCGCCTCTTGTCCTGGGAACTGAAGGATAGTGAAGCTTGGCCCTATCCCGCCCGCCGCGACCAGATCATCGAGGAACTTGGGGCCGAAAAGTGCCGCTATCAGTCGACCGACGCCTTCACCGGCCCGAACGGCATCCATGTCATGCGCTTTTGCGGCCCATGGGTGACGCGCGCCTTCAACGACTCGGCCAAGGCTCTGAAGGCACGCGCCGAAGCGATGCACCGCGGCGAAATAAGCTGA
- a CDS encoding LysR substrate-binding domain-containing protein, with protein sequence MRITLRQIAVFEAVARTGSVAGAADEIGLSPSAASMSLKDLETHLGVQLFARSGRRMMLTDRGRPMLEMARGILVQVADLESLSLPEEVRGRLRIGAAVPVGDYVLPGLCAAFMRLHPGVRVEMRIMPSHEVMEGVRNMALDVGFVGAPVNSSYLEAEPWLRDRLVVCAAPDHPLAGLPTVPLAELTDEPWALEKTLSSERISFTVETLKSMNSLNIVFEGESVEAIKRIVRDGAVLACLSSLTVADELARGDLVELAVPELDFTRIVSLVSRRDTQQPQACRAFHQFARQWGEQSGQSGK encoded by the coding sequence GTGAGGATAACTTTACGCCAGATCGCGGTATTCGAAGCCGTCGCCCGCACCGGCAGCGTGGCGGGCGCGGCTGACGAAATCGGCCTCAGCCCCTCGGCGGCGAGCATGTCGCTCAAGGACCTCGAAACCCATCTGGGCGTCCAGCTGTTCGCCCGCTCCGGCCGCCGCATGATGCTGACCGACCGGGGCCGGCCGATGCTGGAAATGGCGCGCGGCATATTGGTGCAGGTCGCGGACCTTGAATCCCTCTCCCTGCCCGAAGAAGTGCGCGGACGGTTGCGCATCGGCGCGGCGGTGCCCGTGGGCGATTATGTGCTGCCCGGCCTTTGCGCCGCCTTCATGCGCCTGCATCCCGGCGTTCGGGTGGAGATGCGCATCATGCCGTCCCATGAGGTAATGGAGGGCGTGCGCAACATGGCGCTGGACGTCGGCTTCGTCGGCGCGCCGGTCAATTCGAGCTATCTGGAGGCCGAACCCTGGCTGCGCGACCGGCTGGTCGTGTGCGCCGCCCCGGACCATCCCCTCGCTGGCCTTCCCACGGTGCCGCTGGCCGAATTGACGGACGAGCCTTGGGCGCTGGAAAAGACCCTGTCGAGCGAACGCATCTCCTTCACCGTCGAAACGCTCAAATCCATGAACTCGCTCAACATCGTATTCGAAGGCGAGAGCGTCGAAGCGATCAAGCGCATCGTCCGCGACGGCGCTGTGCTTGCCTGCCTGTCCAGCCTGACCGTGGCCGATGAGTTGGCGCGCGGCGACCTCGTCGAACTGGCCGTGCCGGAACTCGACTTCACCCGCATCGTCAGCTTGGTAAGCCGCCGCGACACCCAGCAGCCCCAGGCTTGCCGCGCCTTCCACCAATTCGCCCGCCAGTGGGGCGAACAATCGGGCCAATCAGGAAAATAG
- a CDS encoding NADPH:quinone oxidoreductase family protein codes for MICTAFAPVEELQHGDFPAPQAGPGEVVIDVAAAGVNYPDVLIVQGKYQTKPPLPFVPGSEAAGRIAAVGPDVTGFTAGDRVIAFTGSGAFAEQVRVPATQVWPVPDGVDLEVAAGISITYGTSYHALKDRAQLKPGETLLVLGAGGGVGLTAVELGKHMGARVIAAASSAEKLALANAQGADELIDYAQEDLRERLKQLTDGKGVDVVYDPVGGPMNLTAVKSLAWGGRLLIIGFAGGEIPSIPANLLLLKSASAVGVLWGNSVRADPVAQGANMRQLLAWLADGSLKPVIDTRFALPDAVAALQHLEKRKVKGKVLLTLQPAS; via the coding sequence ATGATCTGCACCGCATTCGCGCCAGTCGAAGAGTTGCAACATGGCGATTTCCCCGCGCCACAAGCAGGGCCGGGGGAAGTGGTGATCGACGTCGCAGCCGCCGGGGTAAATTATCCCGACGTGCTGATCGTGCAGGGCAAATATCAGACAAAGCCACCCCTGCCGTTCGTCCCCGGTAGTGAAGCAGCGGGGCGCATCGCCGCCGTTGGGCCTGACGTTACAGGCTTCACCGCCGGGGACCGCGTCATCGCCTTCACCGGCAGCGGAGCCTTCGCCGAGCAGGTGCGCGTCCCCGCGACGCAAGTCTGGCCGGTGCCCGACGGCGTCGATCTGGAAGTCGCGGCGGGCATCTCCATCACCTATGGCACATCCTATCATGCGCTAAAGGACCGCGCACAACTCAAGCCCGGCGAAACGCTGCTGGTACTCGGCGCGGGCGGAGGCGTCGGCCTGACCGCCGTGGAACTGGGCAAGCATATGGGAGCGCGCGTCATCGCCGCCGCCTCCAGCGCGGAAAAGCTCGCGCTCGCCAATGCGCAGGGCGCGGACGAGCTGATCGACTATGCGCAGGAGGATCTGCGCGAACGCCTCAAGCAGCTGACGGACGGAAAGGGCGTCGATGTCGTCTATGACCCGGTCGGCGGCCCCATGAATCTGACCGCCGTCAAAAGCCTCGCCTGGGGCGGCCGCCTGCTGATCATCGGTTTTGCCGGTGGCGAAATCCCCTCCATCCCCGCCAATCTGCTGCTCTTGAAAAGCGCGTCGGCCGTTGGCGTCCTCTGGGGCAACAGCGTCCGCGCCGATCCGGTCGCGCAGGGCGCGAACATGCGCCAGCTGCTCGCCTGGCTGGCGGACGGCTCACTGAAGCCCGTCATCGACACGCGCTTCGCCCTGCCCGACGCAGTGGCCGCGCTCCAGCATCTCGAAAAACGCAAGGTGAAGGGCAAGGTGCTCCTGACCCTCCAGCCCGCATCCTGA
- a CDS encoding 3-hydroxyacyl-CoA dehydrogenase NAD-binding domain-containing protein, with the protein MSQTVSFHTHGAIAEAVIDNPPVNATSASVRQGLAEALRQLESDPALQALVIRCEGKTFIAGADIKEFGKPMADPGLALVMEMMDHSTKPIIAAVHGTVLGGGLEVALACHYRIAAPGTKFGFPEVKLGLMPGGGGTQRTPRLAGLATAIKLVTEGNQISTDDALKSNLIDAVASGGDLAAEARSFAEKLVAEGKGARSSSTLPMPADDPALFEEARKTVAKKMRGQTAPLRALEAMRLGYELPFDEAVRQELAIFRECMNGSQSKALRHLFAAEREVARIPGLAPDTLTRNIERVGVIGLGVMGRGIVMAVVSVGIPVIAVGLDQPNIDAAMRAITKMWSSSVAKGSMSQETMDKRLALITTSADPRDLSPTQLVIEAVTEDLETKKAVFAKLGDVTPAGTILASNTSFLNIDTLAEASGRPEDVCGMHFFNPANVMRLLENVRAAKTDPEVVATIMALGKRIGKLPVLSGVCDGFIVNRMLSKRSREGFFLVEEGAKPAAIDKVLLSYGFPMGPFALGDLAGLDVQAAARKARAATATERELRADFPEQMVAAGRLGQKTGSGWYSYDENRKASANPLTDEMIAAHAKRHGLKLREVGEDEIRDRLLYAMVNEGAKLLSEGIVPRPHEIDVALVNGLGWPSYTGGPMHWADQIGLDKLLATIEQFRAEQGDAYWTPAPLLVQYAREGRGFYA; encoded by the coding sequence ATGTCGCAAACAGTCAGCTTCCACACCCACGGCGCGATCGCCGAAGCGGTGATCGACAATCCCCCGGTCAACGCGACCTCCGCCAGCGTGCGGCAGGGCCTGGCCGAAGCGCTCCGCCAGTTGGAGTCCGATCCCGCCCTCCAGGCGCTCGTCATCCGTTGCGAAGGCAAGACCTTCATCGCAGGCGCGGACATCAAGGAATTCGGCAAGCCCATGGCCGATCCGGGCCTGGCGCTGGTCATGGAAATGATGGACCATTCGACCAAGCCGATCATCGCCGCCGTCCATGGCACAGTGCTGGGCGGCGGTCTCGAAGTCGCGCTCGCCTGCCACTATCGCATCGCCGCACCGGGCACGAAATTCGGCTTTCCCGAAGTGAAGCTCGGCCTGATGCCCGGCGGCGGTGGCACGCAGCGCACGCCGCGCCTCGCTGGCCTCGCCACCGCGATCAAGCTGGTGACCGAAGGCAACCAGATCAGCACGGATGACGCGCTGAAGTCCAACCTCATCGATGCCGTCGCATCTGGCGGCGACCTCGCAGCCGAAGCCCGCAGCTTCGCGGAAAAGCTGGTGGCGGAAGGGAAGGGCGCGCGCAGCTCTTCCACGCTCCCCATGCCAGCCGATGATCCGGCCCTGTTCGAAGAAGCCCGCAAGACCGTCGCCAAAAAGATGCGCGGCCAAACCGCACCCCTGCGCGCGCTCGAAGCCATGCGCCTAGGCTATGAACTGCCCTTCGACGAAGCCGTTCGCCAGGAACTCGCCATCTTCCGCGAATGCATGAACGGGTCGCAGTCAAAGGCGCTGCGCCACCTCTTCGCCGCCGAACGCGAAGTCGCCCGCATCCCCGGCCTCGCGCCCGACACGCTGACCCGCAACATCGAGCGGGTAGGCGTCATCGGCCTCGGCGTCATGGGACGCGGCATCGTCATGGCGGTCGTCAGCGTCGGCATTCCCGTCATCGCCGTCGGCCTCGACCAACCGAACATCGACGCCGCGATGAGGGCGATCACCAAAATGTGGTCCTCCTCCGTCGCCAAGGGGAGCATGTCCCAAGAGACGATGGACAAGCGCCTCGCGCTCATCACCACCAGTGCCGATCCCCGCGACCTTTCACCGACGCAGCTGGTGATCGAGGCGGTGACCGAGGATCTGGAAACCAAGAAGGCCGTCTTCGCGAAATTGGGCGACGTCACGCCCGCCGGAACCATCCTCGCCTCCAACACCAGCTTCCTCAATATCGACACGCTGGCGGAAGCATCGGGGCGGCCCGAAGATGTGTGCGGCATGCACTTCTTCAACCCCGCCAATGTCATGCGCCTGCTGGAAAATGTCCGCGCCGCAAAGACGGACCCCGAAGTCGTCGCGACGATCATGGCGCTGGGCAAGCGCATCGGCAAATTGCCCGTCCTGTCGGGCGTATGCGACGGTTTCATCGTCAACCGCATGCTATCCAAGCGCTCCCGCGAGGGCTTCTTCCTTGTCGAGGAGGGCGCAAAGCCCGCCGCCATCGACAAGGTGCTTTTGTCCTATGGCTTCCCCATGGGGCCGTTCGCGCTGGGCGATCTCGCCGGGCTGGACGTTCAGGCCGCCGCCCGCAAGGCCCGCGCCGCCACCGCGACGGAGCGCGAATTGCGCGCCGACTTCCCCGAACAGATGGTCGCCGCCGGACGCCTCGGGCAAAAGACCGGCTCCGGCTGGTACAGCTATGACGAAAACCGCAAGGCCAGCGCCAACCCGCTGACCGACGAAATGATCGCAGCCCATGCGAAGCGCCACGGCCTCAAGCTGCGAGAGGTCGGCGAGGATGAAATCCGCGATCGCCTGCTCTACGCAATGGTCAATGAAGGCGCGAAGCTGCTGAGCGAAGGCATCGTGCCGCGCCCGCATGAAATCGACGTCGCGCTGGTGAACGGCCTGGGCTGGCCCAGCTACACCGGCGGCCCCATGCATTGGGCCGACCAGATCGGCCTCGACAAGCTGCTCGCCACCATCGAGCAATTCCGCGCCGAACAGGGCGACGCCTATTGGACCCCCGCGCCGCTGCTCGTCCAATATGCGCGCGAGGGCAGGGGCTTTTACGCATGA
- a CDS encoding acyl-CoA dehydrogenase family protein, protein MSYDPNTKTADLLARLRAFMDAHIYPNEKAYYEEVATGDRWAHVTLIDRLKPLAKEAGLWNLFLPESTHGAGLTNLEYAPLCEEMGRVHWCPAVFNCAAPDTGNMETLERFGTEEHKERWLKPMLAGEMRSAFAMTEPQVASSDATNIESSIVRDGDDYVINGRKWWISGMGEADCALMIFMGKTDPTAPKHKQQSMILVPRDTPGITVLRPMTVLGYDDAPHGHMEILFENVRVPASNMLLGEGRGFEIAQARLGPGRIHHCMRMIGMAERALEAMCRRVKSRVAFGKPLAEQGVIIERIANSRIMIDQARLLTLHAAHRMDTVGNKVAKADIAMIKVAAPNMACQVIDWAMQAHGAAGISQDFFLASYYAHARKIRFADGPDEVHRHQLGRLELAKYD, encoded by the coding sequence ATGAGCTACGATCCCAACACAAAGACTGCCGACCTGCTCGCCCGCCTGCGCGCCTTCATGGACGCGCACATCTATCCCAATGAGAAAGCCTATTATGAGGAGGTCGCGACTGGCGACCGCTGGGCGCACGTCACCCTGATCGACAGGCTCAAGCCGCTGGCGAAGGAAGCAGGCCTCTGGAACCTGTTCCTCCCCGAAAGCACCCATGGCGCTGGCCTGACGAACCTCGAATATGCCCCACTCTGCGAGGAAATGGGCCGCGTCCACTGGTGCCCCGCCGTGTTCAACTGCGCCGCGCCCGACACCGGCAATATGGAAACGCTCGAACGCTTCGGCACGGAAGAGCATAAGGAACGCTGGCTGAAACCCATGCTGGCGGGCGAGATGCGCTCCGCCTTTGCCATGACGGAGCCGCAGGTCGCTTCGTCGGACGCGACCAACATTGAAAGCTCGATCGTCCGCGACGGCGATGATTATGTCATCAACGGCCGCAAATGGTGGATTTCGGGCATGGGGGAAGCGGACTGCGCGCTCATGATCTTCATGGGCAAGACAGACCCCACAGCACCCAAGCACAAGCAGCAGTCGATGATCCTCGTGCCCCGCGACACGCCCGGCATCACCGTGCTGCGCCCGATGACCGTCCTCGGCTATGACGATGCGCCGCACGGCCACATGGAAATCCTCTTCGAGAACGTCCGTGTGCCCGCTTCCAACATGCTGCTCGGCGAAGGACGCGGCTTCGAGATCGCGCAGGCCCGCCTTGGCCCCGGCCGCATCCATCATTGCATGCGCATGATCGGCATGGCCGAACGCGCGCTCGAAGCCATGTGCCGCCGCGTGAAGAGCCGCGTCGCCTTCGGCAAGCCGCTTGCCGAGCAGGGCGTCATCATCGAACGCATCGCCAACAGCCGCATCATGATCGATCAGGCGCGGCTCCTGACCCTCCACGCCGCACATCGCATGGACACGGTGGGTAACAAAGTGGCGAAGGCGGACATCGCGATGATCAAGGTCGCCGCGCCCAACATGGCCTGCCAGGTCATCGACTGGGCGATGCAGGCGCACGGCGCGGCAGGCATCAGCCAGGATTTCTTCCTCGCCAGCTACTACGCCCACGCCCGCAAGATCCGCTTCGCCGATGGCCCGGACGAGGTGCACCGCCACCAGCTGGGCCGCCTCGAACTCGCCAAATATGACTGA
- a CDS encoding phosphotransferase family protein, whose translation MTDVRTLDTSRLGPWLRAHVPGADGEIGAEKFAGGQSNPTYLLSVDGQARFVLRRKPDGVLLPSAHAIEREYRVTDALKDSAVPVARPLALCEDASIVGTPFFLMDYAQGRNFWDARLPDLTPADRAAIYDEMNRVLAALHAIDPAQVGLADYGKPGNYFARQIARWTKQYRATQTQQLDAMEQLIDWLPANDPGLEASRIVHGDYRNDNMIFAADEPRIIAVLDWELSTLGHPLADLAQHLMAWRVPKEGYRGLSDADLPALGIPSETDYLQRYAERSGAGPIDPAHWRYALAFAMFRNAAIRQGVYHRAISGNASSEAAAIHGARAGEIAGLAWRIARGEEDAHL comes from the coding sequence ATGACTGACGTCCGCACGCTCGACACCAGCCGCCTTGGCCCATGGCTCCGCGCCCATGTGCCGGGCGCGGACGGCGAGATCGGTGCCGAGAAATTCGCAGGCGGCCAGTCCAATCCCACCTATCTCCTGTCGGTGGATGGCCAGGCCCGCTTCGTCCTGCGCCGCAAGCCCGACGGCGTCCTTCTCCCCTCGGCCCATGCCATAGAGCGCGAATATCGCGTCACCGATGCGCTGAAGGACAGCGCCGTCCCCGTCGCCCGCCCGCTCGCCCTGTGCGAGGACGCCAGCATAGTCGGCACGCCCTTCTTCCTCATGGACTATGCGCAAGGCCGCAACTTCTGGGACGCCCGCCTGCCGGACCTCACCCCCGCAGACCGCGCCGCCATCTATGACGAGATGAACCGCGTCCTCGCCGCCCTCCACGCCATCGACCCGGCGCAGGTCGGCCTCGCCGACTATGGCAAGCCCGGCAATTATTTCGCCCGCCAGATCGCCCGCTGGACCAAACAATATCGCGCCACGCAAACGCAGCAGCTCGACGCGATGGAGCAGCTGATCGACTGGCTCCCCGCCAACGATCCCGGCCTCGAAGCCAGCCGCATCGTCCACGGCGACTATCGCAACGACAATATGATCTTCGCCGCTGACGAGCCGCGCATCATCGCCGTCCTAGACTGGGAACTCTCAACCCTCGGCCACCCCCTCGCCGACCTTGCCCAGCATCTGATGGCGTGGCGCGTCCCAAAGGAAGGCTATCGCGGCCTGTCGGACGCAGACCTCCCCGCACTCGGCATCCCCTCCGAAACCGACTATCTCCAACGCTACGCAGAGCGCAGCGGCGCGGGTCCGATCGACCCCGCCCATTGGCGCTACGCCCTCGCCTTCGCCATGTTCCGCAACGCCGCCATCCGCCAGGGCGTCTATCACCGCGCGATCAGCGGCAATGCCTCAAGCGAAGCCGCCGCCATCCACGGCGCCCGTGCCGGAGAAATAGCGGGCCTCGCATGGCGCATCGCCCGCGGGGAAGAGGATGCCCATCTATGA